In a genomic window of Saccharothrix sp. HUAS TT1:
- the rpmI gene encoding 50S ribosomal protein L35 — protein sequence MPKNKSHSGTSKRVKVTGSGKLVREKAGKRHLLEKKSSKLTRRLSGTTEVAKNDVPRLKKLLGL from the coding sequence ATGCCCAAGAACAAGAGCCACAGCGGGACCTCCAAGCGCGTGAAGGTCACCGGCAGCGGCAAGCTCGTCCGCGAGAAGGCCGGCAAGCGCCACCTGCTGGAGAAGAAGTCCAGCAAGCTGACGCGCCGCCTCTCCGGCACCACCGAGGTCGCGAAGAACGACGTGCCGCGGCTGAAGAAGCTGCTCGGCCTCTGA
- the rplT gene encoding 50S ribosomal protein L20 — protein MARVKRAVNAQKKRRTTLELASGYRGQRSRLYRKAKEQVLHSLNYAYRDRRARKGDFRKLWIQRINAGVRANGMTYNRFIQGLRLAGIEVDRKIMAELAVSDPGAFAALVEAARAALPSDVNAPVEDKA, from the coding sequence GTGGCACGCGTCAAAAGGGCCGTGAACGCCCAGAAGAAGCGCCGTACCACCCTTGAGCTCGCCAGCGGCTACCGCGGCCAGCGTTCGAGGCTGTACCGCAAGGCCAAGGAGCAGGTGCTCCACTCGCTCAACTACGCCTACCGGGACCGCCGCGCCCGCAAGGGTGACTTCCGGAAGCTGTGGATCCAGCGCATCAACGCCGGTGTCCGGGCCAACGGGATGACGTACAACCGCTTCATCCAGGGCCTGCGGCTCGCCGGCATCGAGGTCGACCGCAAGATCATGGCCGAGCTGGCCGTCAGCGACCCGGGCGCGTTCGCCGCGCTGGTCGAGGCCGCGCGCGCCGCCCTGCCGAGCGACGTCAACGCGCCCGTCGAGGACAAGGCCTGA
- a CDS encoding DUF1844 domain-containing protein, with amino-acid sequence MAPVTDLPSNNVRDLSDVPSVEVISKAAIMLLSSAAERLGLADEDPEHSPRRDLDEARRLITALAGLITASVEYLGPHAGPLREGLQSVQRAFREASAYPDEPGQGPGEKYTGPVY; translated from the coding sequence ATGGCTCCCGTGACCGACCTGCCTTCGAACAACGTCCGCGACCTGTCCGATGTTCCCAGCGTCGAGGTGATCAGCAAGGCGGCGATCATGCTGCTGTCCTCGGCCGCCGAACGCCTCGGCCTGGCCGACGAGGACCCGGAGCACAGCCCGCGCCGCGACCTCGACGAGGCCCGCCGGCTGATCACGGCGCTGGCCGGCTTGATCACCGCGTCGGTGGAGTACCTGGGGCCGCACGCCGGGCCGTTGCGCGAGGGGCTGCAGTCGGTCCAGCGCGCGTTCCGGGAGGCGTCGGCGTACCCGGACGAGCCGGGTCAGGGCCCGGGTGAGAAGTACACCGGTCCTGTGTACTGA
- the infC gene encoding translation initiation factor IF-3, giving the protein MTSPSNRGAPVSTEPRINDRIRVPEVRLVGPNGEQVGIVRIEDALRLAQESDLDLVEVAAQARPPVCKLMDYGKFKYESAQKARESRRNQQLTVIKEQKLRPKIDPHDYLTKKGHVARFLSHGNKVKVTIMFRGREQSRPELGYRLLQRLAEDVAELGFVESNPKQDGRNMIMVLAPHKTTKTRPIKHDESADEATAESVEE; this is encoded by the coding sequence ATGACAAGTCCCTCGAACCGAGGTGCTCCCGTGAGCACCGAGCCGCGCATCAACGACCGCATCCGCGTGCCCGAGGTTCGTCTGGTCGGGCCGAACGGCGAGCAGGTCGGGATCGTTCGCATCGAGGACGCGCTCCGACTCGCCCAGGAATCGGACCTCGACCTCGTCGAGGTCGCCGCGCAGGCTCGGCCGCCCGTCTGCAAGCTCATGGACTACGGCAAGTTCAAGTACGAGAGCGCGCAGAAGGCCCGCGAGTCCCGCCGCAACCAGCAGCTGACGGTCATCAAGGAGCAGAAGCTCCGGCCGAAGATCGACCCGCACGACTACCTGACGAAGAAGGGCCACGTCGCCCGCTTCCTGTCGCACGGGAACAAGGTCAAGGTGACCATCATGTTCCGGGGCCGTGAGCAGTCCCGGCCGGAGCTGGGTTACCGACTGTTGCAGCGGCTCGCGGAAGACGTCGCGGAGCTCGGTTTCGTCGAGTCGAACCCGAAGCAGGACGGCCGCAACATGATCATGGTGCTGGCCCCGCACAAGACCACGAAGACCCGCCCGATCAAGCACGACGAGAGCGCCGACGAGGCGACGGCGGAGTCTGTCGAGGAGTGA
- a CDS encoding TrmH family RNA methyltransferase: protein MSANDRAPRPGEAPFTERTPRVVAARRLTRRSGRDRDSRFLAEGAQAVREALAWAATDRGRVHELFVTDTAAARNGDLVHDAATAGVPVSTVTDKAAAALSETVTPQGLVAVCSLVDVPLATALTPDVRLVAVLHGVADPGNAGTVVRVADAAGADAVIFAGDAVDPHNGKCVRASTGSVFHLPIARVRDADEAFAACRAAGLRLVAADGYAPEDLVTADLRGDLAVPTGWVFGSEAHGLPDEVVAGLDAALKVPIYGGAESLNLATAAAVCLYASARAQRV, encoded by the coding sequence CTGAGCGCGAACGACCGCGCACCACGACCCGGGGAAGCTCCGTTCACCGAACGGACTCCCCGGGTCGTTGCCGCTAGGCGGCTGACCAGGCGCTCCGGCCGCGACCGGGACTCCCGGTTCCTCGCCGAGGGCGCGCAGGCCGTGCGCGAAGCCCTGGCCTGGGCCGCCACCGACCGCGGCCGGGTCCACGAACTGTTCGTCACCGACACCGCGGCCGCCCGCAACGGCGACCTGGTGCACGACGCCGCCACCGCCGGCGTCCCGGTGAGCACCGTGACCGACAAGGCCGCAGCCGCGCTGTCGGAGACCGTCACGCCTCAGGGCCTGGTCGCCGTGTGCTCGCTCGTGGACGTGCCGCTGGCCACCGCGCTCACACCGGACGTGCGCCTGGTGGCCGTGCTGCACGGGGTGGCCGACCCGGGCAACGCGGGCACGGTGGTGCGCGTGGCGGACGCGGCCGGCGCCGATGCGGTGATCTTCGCGGGCGACGCGGTCGACCCGCACAACGGCAAGTGCGTGCGCGCGTCCACGGGCAGCGTGTTCCACCTGCCGATCGCCAGGGTGCGGGACGCGGACGAGGCGTTCGCGGCGTGCCGGGCGGCGGGGTTGCGGCTGGTCGCGGCGGATGGCTACGCGCCGGAGGACCTGGTGACGGCGGACCTGCGGGGCGACCTCGCGGTGCCGACGGGGTGGGTGTTCGGCAGTGAGGCGCACGGGTTGCCCGATGAGGTCGTGGCCGGGTTGGACGCTGCGCTGAAGGTGCCGATCTACGGTGGGGCGGAGAGCTTGAACCTGGCTACTGCGGCTGCGGTGTGTCTTTATGCTTCGGCTCGGGCTCAGCGGGTTTGA